A DNA window from Drosophila sechellia strain sech25 chromosome X, ASM438219v1, whole genome shotgun sequence contains the following coding sequences:
- the LOC6619558 gene encoding uncharacterized protein LOC6619558 isoform X1 has product MGNTNTFKDMKDYPTKILIITDRNNEFQKKKLSTSNDKYLDLKHEIMEVTVEDLANQDIEMEDQVPKDLEKRAKNHKHENQYVRNQLPTKNPGQSTPPRPSRVIPPMPSEETMRHSIADNLMEILVNMTNPQHRQQCFSLLQVGDALQARSRILGILQQIDERRRTRN; this is encoded by the coding sequence ATGGGTAATACAAATACATTCAAGGACATGAAGGATTACCCAACGAAAATCCTTATAATTACAGATCGAAATAATGAATTCCAAAAAAAGAAGCTGTCCACAAGCAATGATAAATATCTGGACTTAAAGCATGAAATAATGGAAGTTACAGTTGAGGATCTGGCAAACCAAGATATTGAGATGGAAGATCAGGTACCAAAGGATCTGGAGAAGCGAGCAAAGAACCACAAGCATGAAAATCAGTACGTCAGAAACCAGTTGCCAACTAAAAACCCCGGCCAATCGACTCCACCTCGTCCAAGTCGCGTGATTCCACCCATGCCGTCGGAGGAAACGATGCGCCACTCCATAGCCGACAACCTGATGGAGATCCTGGTAAATATGACTAATCCGCAGCATCGACAACAGTGCTTCTCCCTCTTGCAGGTGGGCGATGCTCTGCAGGCACGCAGTCGAATCCTGGGCATTCTGCAGCAAATCGACGAGAGGCGCAGAACGCGCAACTGA
- the LOC6619559 gene encoding glutaredoxin-related protein 5, mitochondrial, which translates to MNRICQSLRHPRYRILATTAPESLARFLAADAATGTAVDKATMDKLVRTNKVVVFMKGNPQAPRCGFSNAVVQIMRMHGVQYDAHDVLQNESLRQGVKDYTDWPTIPQVFIDGEFVGGCDILLQMHQSGDLIEELKKVGIVSELLKAEEAKQQDDKAK; encoded by the exons ATGAACCGAATTTGCCAGAGCCTCCGCCATCCGAGATATCGAATTCTCGCCACCACAGCACCGGAATCCCTCGCCCGCTTTCTTGCGGCGGATGCGGCCACCGGCACGGCAGTGGACAAGGCGACAATGGACAAGCTGGTGCGCACCAACAAGGTGGTCGTCTTCATGAAGGGCAACCCACAGGCGCCACGCTGCGGCTTCAGCAATGCGGTGGTCCAGATCATGCGGATGCACGGCGTCCAGTACGATGCCCACGACGTGCTGCAAAACGAGTCCCTGCGACAGG GAGTCAAGGACTACACCGACTGGCCGACCATACCGCAGGTGTTCATCGATGGCGAATTCGTCGGCGGCTGCGACATCCTGCTGCAGATGCACCAGAGCGGCGATCTCATTGAGGAGCTCAAGAAGGTGGGCATCGTTTCGGAGCTGCTGAAAGCGGAGGAGGCCAAGCAGCAGGACGACAAGGCCAAGTGA
- the LOC6619560 gene encoding BLOC-1-related complex subunit 8 homolog, producing MSRGNDLVFKAKKTSQKISENIHIFANDPSLAFFRVQEHVRKVTPAIFEKRDEVFQLQNNLQGHCYDMEYGIQALRTIEKSESIFENIQEMIKASIFLKQQLKYEESRKKVKKDSTKSSVYKRFSAHLALDLPDLPDFGGVMRETSQRMENMIGPGTATGRTEVQAATSSNPGELQRSYTTLH from the exons ATGTCGCGCGGCAACGATTTGGTATTCAAAGCGAAGAAAACATCACAGAAGATATCGGAGAACATACACATATTCGCCAACGATCCATCGCTGGCGTTTTTCCGTGTGCAGGAGCACGTTCGCAAGGTTACCCCAGCGATTTTCGAGAAACGCGACGAAGTCTTTCAGCTGCAAAATAATCTCCAGGGACATTGCTACGATATGGAATACGGCATACA AGCGCTGCGAACGATTGAAAAATCTGAGAGCATATTCGAGAACATCCAGGAAATGATCAAGGCTTCAATATTCCTCAAGCAGCAGCTGAAGTACGAGGAGAGCAGGAAGAAAGTGAAGAAGGACAGCACCAAATCTTCGGTCTACAAGCGATTCTCCGCCCATCTGGCACTGGATCTCCCGGATTTACCCGACTTCGGTGGCGTTATGCGGGAAACCAGCCAGCGAATGGAGAATATGATAGGTCCTGGCACGGCAACAGGACGCACTGAGGTCCAAGCCGCGACATCCAGTAATCCTGGAGAGCTCCAGAGATCCTATACGACACTCCACTAG
- the LOC6619558 gene encoding uncharacterized protein LOC6619558 isoform X2, with amino-acid sequence MDRNNEFQKKKLSTSNDKYLDLKHEIMEVTVEDLANQDIEMEDQVPKDLEKRAKNHKHENQYVRNQLPTKNPGQSTPPRPSRVIPPMPSEETMRHSIADNLMEILVNMTNPQHRQQCFSLLQVGDALQARSRILGILQQIDERRRTRN; translated from the exons ATGG ATCGAAATAATGAATTCCAAAAAAAGAAGCTGTCCACAAGCAATGATAAATATCTGGACTTAAAGCATGAAATAATGGAAGTTACAGTTGAGGATCTGGCAAACCAAGATATTGAGATGGAAGATCAGGTACCAAAGGATCTGGAGAAGCGAGCAAAGAACCACAAGCATGAAAATCAGTACGTCAGAAACCAGTTGCCAACTAAAAACCCCGGCCAATCGACTCCACCTCGTCCAAGTCGCGTGATTCCACCCATGCCGTCGGAGGAAACGATGCGCCACTCCATAGCCGACAACCTGATGGAGATCCTGGTAAATATGACTAATCCGCAGCATCGACAACAGTGCTTCTCCCTCTTGCAGGTGGGCGATGCTCTGCAGGCACGCAGTCGAATCCTGGGCATTCTGCAGCAAATCGACGAGAGGCGCAGAACGCGCAACTGA